The genomic window TCAGAGCCAGTTGATCGGGAGTAAAATTAAAATCCATACTTCTCCTCCTATTTTCAATTGGTAGTAATAGCTTATACCTTATAAGGGCGTTCATGCGATAAAAGAAAAATGCCCTATTGTTAAGTATACCTGAAATTTTTCCGTTTGTTAACACCTAATCTATAAATTCGTGACGATTCGACAACGGAGGATTAGATACTAGTAATAAAAAAACGCCTGTGGTCATCACACAGGCTGTAGAAATGGGCAATTAACGGATTAACAGTTTGGCGCCAATGGCTAAAAAAGCAATGCCGACCAGTTTCTGCCAACCAAATACATATTGTTTCAGTCCGAATGCCCCGCAACAGTCAATTGCCACTGCGGTAAGCACTTGGCCCACGATAATGGCTGTCGTAGCATTTCCTGCGCCTACTTTAGGAATGCTTGACGCCACGAGATATACTATAAATACCCCGACAATACCGCCCAGATAAGTATACCACGGAGCCTGATTAATAAGAGACATATTGCCTTTGCCCATTTTCAGCCCGTAAAGAGCGATCGCCAAGACAATCGTACCAGTAACATGAACAACAAATGTCGTCTCCAGCAGTCCAATCACCTTGCTTAAAGCAGCATTCAAGGCACCTTGAACTGCCATCAGCAGGCCGGATACTGCAGCCAATATCAATGCCCATAGATTTCCCGATAAATTCAATCCGCACACTCTCCATGCTGCAAAATATACTTTCATAGTGTGCGCGGTTTCAGGCGAAATATACCGGAACCGTCGTCAGCCTCGAGCGTCCGAAAGAGGTTAAAGTGACGCAGATGGCCTTTTTCAACAGTCCCCGAATGTTTCTCGCAGCCAAGCCAGCAATTCCCTCGTCGTTTCATCATACTTATAGGTAAATTGATGGTCTTCTTCGGGAATA from Acetonema longum DSM 6540 includes these protein-coding regions:
- a CDS encoding DMT family transporter, translating into MNLSGNLWALILAAVSGLLMAVQGALNAALSKVIGLLETTFVVHVTGTIVLAIALYGLKMGKGNMSLINQAPWYTYLGGIVGVFIVYLVASSIPKVGAGNATTAIIVGQVLTAVAIDCCGAFGLKQYVFGWQKLVGIAFLAIGAKLLIR